From Mya arenaria isolate MELC-2E11 chromosome 12, ASM2691426v1, the proteins below share one genomic window:
- the LOC128211367 gene encoding uncharacterized protein LOC128211367, producing the protein MEKGDKDTFLKILPEFCRAVDPKTLVNDLQCLSESTKEEVVNSQIAPYHGSSSLAAQKLHSALIRRPHGFKEIVLALRKNNNGSLADKLDPLHVYMDVDEATSSKSATSPPAVMPASATGDIGPTPNTRPSITLETLWNQLPVRVTNSLKKMDRNTHTVEDLAEHFDLTNEEYEELKSKADGSSITLDILKLKHSQAPEFKLRTIYQALQAIQRLDIVSEIEQKTGVQSPFHIVEQQAGNDNGQNTAPTGSTVQVTNHSNDGRTIYRREETTRPGHEYARNEVLNRNDVERKMYVGEQKLPSTYEAVPTNDMETAENVNAKSPYSAGRTTEPNIGSPGFDGGPKLSLSEQFQQSNSVSNGQSTNILPKPTWSMSQRPKLTNSDRSETASGRSTTKKTSIHDSNHEAENDLNIDSTICNNIVAEDSDSDNNIKEINNETNDGMKGTEKTKLKPGVTEQNDKELKPSEYRFNPKMAPFESIDKVNQQIEETANRDNEEQRMLMLKDNNSTEMRQSLTASFDSGTSLAAPNLSCETPSNQKEEWCESKRLYEKEISAVMENIQIVQTRVSHPKSPSDELRMERIRVFEEKITNDNNIEHMHSEIFPSTSTTGIGPGSLSSVKKEDVQKLNSETFRKNEVNEAVPSNNNAKENTNTKAETRRKYSCENYIDHSLEDKYIHVPKHVQSDTELNSIREKGKNKDLPGFRESQDLDSAEYKGHDSVFTISKESFNSYASGAVSWISYMREKML; encoded by the exons ATGGAGAAAGGGGACAAGGACACGTTTCTGAAGATTCTTCCCGAGTTTTGCCGGGCAGTCGATCCCAAGACGCTTGTTAATGATTTACAATGTCTGTCTGAATCAACAAAA gaaGAAGTAGTGAACTCGCAGATTGCTCCATATCACGGTTCAAGTTCTCTAGCCGCTCAGAAGCTCCACAGTGCTTTGATTCGGAGGCCACATGGATTTAAAGAGATCGTGTTAGCCTtaaggaaaaacaacaatggcTCCCTCGCGGACAAACTAGACCCCCTTCATGTCTATATGGATGTTG ATGAAGCCACTTCATCTAAGTCTGCAACTAGTCCTCCTGCTGTTATGCCAGCTAGTGCCACCGGCGACATAGGCCCGACCCCCAATACCCGGCCCTCCATCACCCTGGAAACATTGTGGAATCAACTACCGGTACGGGTCACTAACTCGTTAAAGAAGATGGACAGAAACACACACACGGTCGAAGATCTTGCTGAACACTTCG atctCACTAATGAAGAATATGAGGAACTTAAATCTAAAGCAGATGGAAGCAGCATTACTTTGGATATCCTTAAGTTAAAGCATTCCCAGGCTCCCGAGTTTAAGCTCCGTACCATATACCAGGCACTTCAGGCAATACAAAGATTGGACATTGTGTCTGAAATAGAACAAAAGACTGGCGTACAGTCCCCCTTTCATATCGTTGAACAGCAAGCTGGTAATGATAATGGCCAAAATACTGCTCCAACTGGCAGTACTGTACAAGTCACAAATCACAGTAATGACGGTAGAACAATTTATAGAAGGGAAGAAACCACGCGACCAGGGCATGAATATGCAAGAAATGAAGTTCTTAATCGGAATGATGTTGAAAGGAAAATGTATGTTGGGGAACAAAAACTGCCATCTACATACGAAGCGGTACCAACTAATGACATGGAAACTGCGGAAAATGTAAATGCAAAGTCCCCTTATTCAGCAGGTAGGACAACAGAACCAAACATTGGATCGCCGGGCTTTGATGGAGGACCGAAGCTGTCGTTATCTGAGCAGTTTCAGCAATCAAATTCGGTATCTAACGGTCAATCAACAAACATCTTACCCAAACCGACTTGGTCGATGTCTCAAAGACCTAAATTGACAAATTCTGACCGTTCAGAAACTGCATCGGGGAGGTCTACGACTAAAAAGACTTCAATTCATGACTCTAACCATGAAGCTGAAAATGATCTGAATATTGACAGTACTATATGTAATAATATTGTTGCCGAAGACTCCGATTCTGATAATAATATTAAGGAAatcaataatgaaacaaatgatgGCATGAAAGGTACGGAAAAAACGAAGTTAAAACCAGGTGTCACTGAGCAGAATGACAAAGAGCTCAAACCAAGTGAATATAGATTCAATCCAAAAATGGCCCCGTTTGAGAGTATTGATAAAGTTAATCAACAAATCGAGGAAACAGCCAATAGAGATAATGAAGAACAGAGAATGTTAATGTTGAAAGACAACAACAGCACTGAAATGAGACAATCTCTGACAGCCTCGTTTGATAGCGGAACAAGTTTAGCTGCACCCAATTTATCATGTGAAACACCTTCGAACCAAAAAGAAGAGTGGTGCGAATCTAAGCGTTTGTACGAAAAAGAAATTTCTGCCGTTATGGAAAATATCCAGATTGTTCAGACAAGGGTTAGTCACCCAAAGTCACCTTCAGACGAACTTCGAATGGAAAGAATTCGGGTATTTGAAGAAAAGATAACAAACGACAATAACATTGAACATATGCATTCTGAAATATTTCCATCAACATCTACAACTGGAATTGGCCCAGGTTCTTTATCGTCCGTCAAAAAGGAAGATGTCCAGAAATTAAACAGTGAAACATTCAGAAAAAATGAAGTTAACGAAGCGGTGCCGAGTAACAATAATGCCAAAGAAAACACTAACACAAAAGCAGAGACTCGAAGAAAATATAGCTGTGAAAATTACATAGATCATTCCTTAGAGGACAAATATATTCACGTCCCCAAACATGTTCAGAGCGATACGGAACTAAACAGTATACGGGAGAAGGGAAAGAATAAAGATTTGCCTGGTTTTCGCGAAAGTCAAGATCTGGACTCAGCTGAGTATAAAGGTCATGATTCAGTATTTACCATCAGTAAAGAGTCTTTTAACAGTTATGCTAGTGGTGCTGTGTCATGGATATCATACATGCGGGAAAAAATGTTGTAG